The genomic segment GACGGTTTTGAAAAATGATAAAACGTGCTTCGGCAACTATTGTCCTAAAGATTCAAGAGGCGCAACCCCGATTACGATGCAGGAGGCGGTTAAGCATTCCCGCAACTTGCCAGCCGTATGGACGCTGAATGAAATTGGCGTTAGCAACGGCGTGAAATTTGCGACAAAGCTTGGTTTTGAACTGAGCGACCAGGATCGCAATCTTGCGATTGCGCTTGGCGGATTGACGGAAGGTGTTACACCGCTGCAGATGGCGACAGCTTACAGTACTTTTGCCAATAGTGGACAAACCGTTGATTCCCATACCATTAGAGAAATTACAACGAGCAGCAATACGGCTGTCTATACGTACAAAGCTCCGTCAACTGAGCAGGTTATGAATGTGGATACCGCATGGTATATGACCGAAATGCTGCAGACCGTTGTCCAATCCGGAGGTACGGGAACAGGCGCGGCAATAGATCGCCCAGTTGCCGGCAAGACGGGTACGACTCAGCACGGTATTCCCGGCTTTAATTCAAGCGCTAACCGTGACGCTTGGTTTGTTGGCTATACACCAGAGTGGACAGCCGCTGTATGGATGGGGTACGATCGAACAGATGAGCAGCATGTGCTCAAGAAGAGCAGTGCCCAGTCGGCTGCCATGTTCTCCAAGGTTATGAAGCAGGCGATGGCAGACATGCCGAAGACCAGCTTTAAGAAGCCGCAGGGCGTGAAAGAGCCGGTTAAAGATGTCGGAGCAGTAACGAATTTTAACGCTGTGTTTGTACCAGAGCAAATGAAAGTTGCTTTGTCATGGCAAGGGGCAGCAAGCAGCAACATTTCGTATAAGGTTTATCGCAAGGCGATGGATCAAACGGATTTCAGCTTGTTTGTTGATGCTGCTGGAACAACGGTTGATGATATGTCCGTTGCACCAGGCATGTCGTACGACTATTATGTCGTAGCAATCGATGCGGAAAACAACCTGACAAGCAAGCAGTCTGAGACGATAACCGTACAAATTCCCGAGACGGTCATTGATGTTCCAGACGTTCCGATGGATTCTATTGATCCTGATGAAGGGGGTATTGAGCTGCCATCCTTTAGTCCTGACAGCGGTATGACGCCAACCCCGACGCCTGGCCTGGAGACACCTCCAATTGAAACCATCGACCCAGGGACATTTAGTCCCGAGCCTACGGATAACATGGCTAGCCCTCCAGTTGAGGAGGGCTGGCAAAATGGCGGCAATGTAGGAGGAGGGGATAATCCGGCGAACGCGACGCCGGACCCCGCCCAAGGGGATGGAACGACTAACGAAGCCGGGTAGCAAGCGGCAATACGTAAGGAGCTGGTTACAGGAA from the Paenibacillus sp. BIHB 4019 genome contains:
- a CDS encoding PBP1A family penicillin-binding protein, with translation MADRRQRTQPEKKTKPKKKRRMSGKTWFFLLFFTVVIAIVCGIIGYSLIILNGERLLKERADMMVMGEASIVYDANGDEISRLSTPEENREIAEYDEIPKEMMNAVVATEDQRFYEHAGIDFFAIGRALVKDVIARSAVEGGSTITQQLAKNMFLSSDKTLFRKATEASIAVALENNNTKEEILTLYLNRIYFGKGIYGVKGAAKYYFNTELKDLKLWQMATLAGMPKAPSRYNPVNDAEGSKVRRGVVLQLMYDQGYITKDEMDEAKAVDYVTPPTVEQSKDEPYKAFVDYAVEEALRVMPDMTETDLRIGGYRIYTTLNPTAQSVVEKEFADDSNFEESVDDKKVQGAMVIIDHRDGAIQAIAGGRDYERKGLNRVELPRQPGSAFKPITSYGPALETGQYFPWTVLKNDKTCFGNYCPKDSRGATPITMQEAVKHSRNLPAVWTLNEIGVSNGVKFATKLGFELSDQDRNLAIALGGLTEGVTPLQMATAYSTFANSGQTVDSHTIREITTSSNTAVYTYKAPSTEQVMNVDTAWYMTEMLQTVVQSGGTGTGAAIDRPVAGKTGTTQHGIPGFNSSANRDAWFVGYTPEWTAAVWMGYDRTDEQHVLKKSSAQSAAMFSKVMKQAMADMPKTSFKKPQGVKEPVKDVGAVTNFNAVFVPEQMKVALSWQGAASSNISYKVYRKAMDQTDFSLFVDAAGTTVDDMSVAPGMSYDYYVVAIDAENNLTSKQSETITVQIPETVIDVPDVPMDSIDPDEGGIELPSFSPDSGMTPTPTPGLETPPIETIDPGTFSPEPTDNMASPPVEEGWQNGGNVGGGDNPANATPDPAQGDGTTNEAG